In the Devosia sp. SL43 genome, one interval contains:
- a CDS encoding 2'-5' RNA ligase family protein has product MAYAFCLLLDEGTDASVRSLWQALVTAGAGDHMLQLGYPPHLSLAVLDEEPPREVVDMAFASVAGGRSIELTLGPARRFEGTTIAWLAVEAGDALRDLHRSLSETLPTDAVREHYRPAVWTPHVTLQITGDVDRALAIADAAWPEPVQARFTAVELVQFPPVTVLKSVALR; this is encoded by the coding sequence GTGGCCTATGCCTTCTGCCTGCTGCTGGACGAGGGGACCGACGCTTCGGTTCGATCCTTGTGGCAGGCGCTGGTGACCGCAGGTGCCGGCGATCACATGCTGCAGTTGGGCTATCCGCCACACCTGTCGCTGGCGGTGCTCGATGAAGAGCCGCCTCGGGAAGTGGTCGACATGGCCTTTGCAAGCGTGGCTGGCGGGCGGTCGATAGAATTGACCCTCGGTCCGGCGCGCCGGTTTGAAGGGACCACAATTGCCTGGCTGGCCGTGGAGGCCGGTGACGCCTTGCGGGACCTTCACCGAAGTCTCTCCGAGACGTTGCCCACTGACGCTGTGCGCGAGCACTACCGGCCTGCCGTTTGGACGCCGCATGTGACTCTGCAGATAACCGGTGATGTCGATCGAGCGCTGGCAATCGCGGATGCAGCCTGGCCAGAGCCAGTGCAGGCGCGGTTTACGGCAGTGGAGCTGGTGCAGTTTCCGCCGGTGACGGTGCTGAAGAGTGTGGCTCTGAGGTGA
- a CDS encoding PQQ-dependent sugar dehydrogenase, translating into MIISRISVTALLAVIATPTMAQTIETSAGPLTATVIADGLDHPWALGFLPDGRMLVTERSGQLRIVADGVVGEAIAGTPEVYNQGQGGLLDLALAPDFAESWQIYLTFSEPAASAGLQRGQGTAVLSAKLVLEGDGGRLEDSEVIFRMNKFTTTNRHFGSRVVVGNDGNLFVTLGERGDQDRAQDVSDLAGAIVRIAPDGSVPEDNPKPHGWAPELWSKGHRNPQGATVRDDGVLFTVEHGARGGDEVNMPQPGANYGWPVITYGVDYSGIAIGEGTEKAGLEQPLHYWDPSISPSGLDFYDGELVPAWQGDLLSGGLSGQVLVRLDMEGDAVVGEERLFEGQLGRIRDVRVGPDGAIYLLTDADNGQLIRVAPAGS; encoded by the coding sequence ATGATTATCTCCCGCATTTCCGTTACTGCTCTGCTGGCTGTGATCGCCACGCCGACCATGGCTCAAACCATTGAGACGAGTGCCGGACCGCTGACGGCGACCGTGATCGCCGATGGGCTGGACCACCCCTGGGCGCTTGGCTTCCTGCCTGATGGCCGAATGCTGGTGACCGAGCGCAGCGGGCAGTTGCGGATCGTGGCGGATGGTGTGGTCGGCGAGGCCATCGCGGGCACGCCTGAGGTCTACAACCAGGGCCAGGGCGGGTTGCTCGACCTGGCGCTGGCGCCGGACTTTGCCGAGAGCTGGCAGATTTACCTGACTTTCTCGGAGCCCGCAGCGAGCGCTGGGCTGCAGCGCGGGCAGGGTACTGCGGTGCTGTCAGCCAAGCTGGTGCTGGAGGGAGATGGGGGGCGGCTCGAGGATAGCGAAGTCATCTTCCGCATGAACAAGTTCACCACCACCAACCGGCATTTCGGCTCGCGCGTGGTTGTTGGCAATGACGGTAATCTGTTCGTGACGCTGGGCGAGCGAGGCGACCAGGACCGGGCGCAGGATGTTTCGGATCTGGCCGGGGCGATCGTGCGCATTGCGCCGGATGGATCGGTGCCGGAGGATAATCCCAAGCCACATGGCTGGGCGCCGGAGCTATGGAGCAAGGGCCATCGCAATCCGCAGGGCGCCACAGTGCGGGATGATGGCGTGCTATTCACAGTCGAGCACGGTGCGCGGGGTGGCGACGAAGTGAACATGCCGCAACCGGGCGCCAACTATGGCTGGCCCGTCATCACCTATGGCGTGGACTATTCCGGTATCGCCATTGGCGAAGGGACGGAAAAGGCCGGGCTGGAGCAGCCGCTGCATTATTGGGACCCGTCGATCTCGCCATCGGGGCTGGACTTCTATGATGGCGAGCTGGTGCCCGCATGGCAGGGTGACCTGCTGTCGGGCGGGCTCAGCGGCCAGGTGCTGGTGCGGCTTGATATGGAGGGCGATGCCGTTGTGGGCGAGGAGCGGCTGTTCGAGGGGCAGCTCGGGCGCATCCGCGACGTGCGCGTCGGCCCGGATGGCGCGATCTACCTGCTCACCGACGCGGATAATGGGCAGCTGATCCGGGTGGCGCCGGCGGGCAGCTAA
- the greA gene encoding transcription elongation factor GreA: protein MEKIPMTIGGHKALVAEFEHRTANERRRIIDAIAEARAHGDLSENAEYSAAKEQQSLNEGRIKELETILALADIIDVTKLSGSTVKFGATVTYIDEDTEEEKTYQVVGDPEADASGGRISISSPIARAMIGKEEGDSFEVSAPGGARSYEIVKIKYA, encoded by the coding sequence ATGGAAAAGATCCCGATGACGATCGGAGGCCACAAGGCCCTGGTCGCCGAATTTGAGCACCGTACCGCCAACGAGCGTCGTCGCATCATCGACGCCATTGCCGAAGCCCGTGCCCATGGGGACCTGTCCGAAAACGCCGAATACTCGGCCGCCAAGGAACAGCAGAGCCTCAACGAGGGTCGCATCAAAGAACTCGAGACGATCCTGGCGCTGGCAGACATCATCGATGTCACCAAGCTTTCCGGCTCGACCGTCAAGTTCGGTGCAACCGTGACCTATATCGACGAGGACACCGAGGAAGAGAAAACCTACCAGGTGGTCGGTGATCCTGAAGCCGACGCTTCGGGCGGCCGCATCTCGATTTCTTCGCCTATCGCCCGCGCCATGATCGGCAAGGAAGAAGGCGATTCGTTCGAGGTTTCGGCACCCGGCGGCGCCAGGAGCTACGAGATCGTCAAGATCAAGTACGCCTAG
- a CDS encoding HAD family hydrolase, which produces MPITTIALDADDTLWQNEHFFRLTEQRFTDLLAPYTDAPDLKDRLIASVTKNLGFYGFGMKGFALSMVETALDVTDHRVPGQVIAEILAAGRELLSYPIETLPYVDQALAQLQDTHRLIVVTKGDVFDQERKIAASGLADYFAAIEIVGDKNAATYARIFERHTDGAARTVMVGNSLRSDILPALAAGSFAIYVPHDLTWSYEHAEEPTDEPRYAKIAHLGELAAAIAAFDAQT; this is translated from the coding sequence ATGCCCATCACCACCATTGCCCTCGATGCCGATGACACCCTCTGGCAGAACGAACACTTCTTCCGTCTGACCGAACAGCGCTTCACCGATCTCCTGGCGCCCTATACCGACGCGCCCGATCTCAAGGACCGGCTGATCGCCTCCGTCACTAAGAACCTGGGCTTTTACGGCTTCGGCATGAAGGGCTTTGCGCTCTCCATGGTTGAAACCGCCCTCGACGTCACCGACCATCGAGTGCCCGGCCAGGTGATCGCCGAAATCCTCGCCGCTGGCCGCGAGTTGCTCAGCTACCCCATTGAAACCCTGCCCTATGTCGACCAGGCGCTCGCGCAATTGCAGGATACGCATCGGCTGATCGTCGTCACCAAGGGCGATGTCTTCGATCAGGAGCGCAAGATCGCTGCCTCGGGCCTTGCCGACTATTTCGCCGCCATCGAGATCGTCGGCGACAAGAATGCGGCGACCTACGCGCGCATCTTCGAGCGCCACACCGACGGCGCCGCCCGCACTGTCATGGTCGGTAATTCCCTGCGCTCCGACATTCTCCCCGCCCTCGCCGCCGGCAGCTTCGCCATCTATGTGCCGCATGACCTCACCTGGTCATACGAGCATGCCGAGGAGCCGACCGACGAACCGCGTTACGCCAAGATCGCCCATCTCGGCGAACTTGCCGCGGCCATTGCCGCTTTCGACGCCCAGACCTAA
- a CDS encoding DUF4864 domain-containing protein: MRVLLALTMMIALLLPATAQDDAAPWQATVTGQIEAFRSGDGAAALTFAAKGFRTQFEGQPDAFYAAIIATGYQPIVDSRSHSFGEFNKVSETIVMQVVKFVGPDQGLYEALYQLGDEPDEGWRVLGVALKKEEGVGI, translated from the coding sequence ATGCGCGTATTGCTGGCATTGACGATGATGATCGCACTGCTGCTGCCGGCCACGGCGCAGGACGATGCGGCGCCGTGGCAGGCCACGGTGACGGGCCAAATCGAGGCGTTTCGCTCCGGCGATGGCGCGGCCGCGCTGACCTTCGCGGCAAAAGGGTTCCGCACCCAGTTCGAGGGGCAGCCGGATGCATTCTATGCGGCGATCATCGCTACGGGCTATCAGCCGATCGTCGATTCGCGCTCGCACAGCTTTGGCGAATTCAACAAGGTCAGCGAGACGATCGTGATGCAGGTGGTGAAGTTCGTGGGGCCGGACCAGGGGCTTTACGAGGCGCTATATCAGCTCGGCGACGAGCCGGATGAAGGCTGGCGGGTGCTGGGCGTGGCGTTGAAGAAGGAAGAGGGCGTCGGGATTTAA
- a CDS encoding CBS domain-containing protein, giving the protein MLVDTILQTKGVLVHTLPESGSLGDAVALLNRHNIGAVVITDTGGTIVGILSERDIVRRLGTDPATALALRIGDCMTRGVVTCTRQTPIADVMERMTRHRIRHMPVAEGDQLIGIVSIGDVVKLKIEQAEHEAEVLREYIAS; this is encoded by the coding sequence ATGCTCGTCGATACCATCCTTCAAACCAAGGGCGTACTGGTCCACACCCTGCCCGAAAGCGGCTCGCTCGGCGATGCCGTTGCCCTGCTCAACCGCCACAACATCGGCGCCGTGGTCATTACCGACACCGGCGGCACAATCGTCGGCATCCTGTCCGAACGCGACATCGTCCGCCGTCTCGGCACGGATCCCGCCACCGCACTCGCTTTGCGCATCGGCGATTGCATGACGCGCGGCGTCGTCACCTGCACCCGCCAGACGCCCATCGCCGACGTCATGGAACGCATGACCCGCCACCGCATCCGTCATATGCCCGTCGCCGAGGGCGACCAACTCATCGGCATCGTCTCGATCGGCGACGTGGTCAAACTCAAGATCGAGCAAGCCGAACACGAGGCCGAAGTGCTGCGGGAGTATATCGCGAGTTGA
- the trxB gene encoding thioredoxin-disulfide reductase codes for MHAKVIIIGSGPAGYTAAIYAARAMLEPVMIQGLQPGGQLTITTDVENYPGFADVIQGPWLMDQMKAQAEHVGTKIVNDIITHVDFDRRPFVLTSDSGTVYTADSVIIATGAQAKWLGIPSEQKFQGFGVSACATCDGFFYRNKEVLVVGGGNTAVEEALFLTNFASKVILVHRRDEFRAERILQDRLFKNPKIEVRWNTEIAEIGGSAMPPSVNSVTLRDIPSNRTYEQPIDGIFVAIGHAPATSIFAGKLDMKPGGYLQVKPGTTETNIPGVFAAGDVTDDVYRQAITAAGMGCMAALEAERYLAEHELAEAAE; via the coding sequence ATGCACGCGAAAGTCATCATCATCGGTTCGGGCCCCGCCGGCTACACCGCTGCAATCTACGCGGCGCGTGCCATGCTCGAACCTGTGATGATCCAGGGTCTGCAGCCCGGTGGGCAGCTGACTATCACCACCGATGTCGAGAACTATCCCGGCTTTGCCGATGTCATCCAGGGCCCATGGCTCATGGATCAGATGAAGGCGCAGGCCGAGCATGTCGGGACGAAAATCGTCAACGACATCATCACCCATGTCGATTTCGATCGGCGGCCTTTCGTGCTGACCAGCGACAGCGGCACGGTCTACACCGCTGATAGCGTCATTATCGCCACCGGCGCCCAGGCCAAGTGGCTGGGCATTCCGAGCGAGCAGAAGTTCCAGGGCTTTGGCGTCTCCGCCTGCGCCACCTGCGATGGTTTCTTCTATCGCAACAAGGAAGTGCTGGTGGTCGGCGGCGGCAATACGGCCGTCGAAGAGGCCCTGTTCCTCACAAATTTCGCGTCTAAGGTCATCCTGGTGCATCGTCGCGACGAGTTCCGCGCCGAGCGTATCCTGCAGGATCGCCTGTTCAAGAATCCCAAGATCGAAGTGCGCTGGAATACCGAAATCGCCGAAATCGGCGGCTCGGCCATGCCGCCCTCGGTCAATTCCGTGACGCTCCGCGATATCCCGAGCAACCGCACCTACGAGCAGCCCATCGACGGCATCTTCGTCGCCATCGGCCATGCGCCGGCCACCTCGATCTTTGCCGGCAAGCTCGACATGAAGCCTGGCGGCTACCTGCAGGTGAAGCCCGGCACGACGGAAACCAACATTCCCGGCGTCTTCGCTGCCGGCGATGTGACAGACGACGTTTACCGCCAGGCAATCACAGCCGCAGGCATGGGTTGCATGGCGGCCCTGGAAGCGGAACGATACCTGGCCGAACACGAACTCGCCGAAGCGGCGGAGTAG
- a CDS encoding LysR family transcriptional regulator — translation MLDWDKLRIFHTAAESGSFTHAAEKLGMSQSAVSRQISALEDDLGLKLFIRHARGLVLTEVGEQLFRTAHRMHWELQQVETQMSESQDVPTGPLIVTTTVGIGSTWLSSRLDEFLKLYPLIQLEIRLNDAELDLAMREADVAIRLHRPNQSEMIQRKLFTVHNHFYASKKYVDEYGMPSSSEQLDDHRIVSFGEPVPSYLGDINFLERMGRTDSSPRRAVLKVNSIYGMLQACRAGSGIAMLPDYVTETEDGLVQVLPEIELPAYEAYFVYPPALKNSKRVGVFRDFLVAKAREWSF, via the coding sequence ATGCTCGACTGGGACAAACTGCGCATCTTCCACACAGCCGCCGAGTCGGGCAGTTTCACCCATGCCGCTGAGAAGCTCGGCATGAGCCAGTCGGCCGTCTCCCGCCAGATTTCCGCGCTGGAAGACGACCTCGGCCTCAAGCTCTTCATCCGCCATGCCCGTGGACTTGTGCTGACCGAAGTCGGCGAGCAGTTGTTCCGCACCGCCCACCGCATGCATTGGGAGCTGCAACAGGTTGAAACGCAGATGTCGGAGTCCCAGGACGTTCCGACCGGCCCGCTCATCGTCACCACGACAGTGGGTATCGGCTCAACCTGGCTGTCGTCGCGGCTCGACGAATTCCTCAAGCTCTATCCGCTGATTCAGCTCGAAATCCGCCTCAACGACGCCGAGCTCGACCTGGCGATGCGCGAGGCCGACGTGGCCATCCGCCTGCACCGGCCAAACCAGTCGGAAATGATCCAGCGCAAGCTGTTCACCGTGCACAACCACTTTTACGCGTCCAAAAAATACGTGGACGAATACGGCATGCCCTCCAGCAGCGAGCAGCTTGACGATCACCGCATCGTCAGCTTCGGCGAGCCGGTTCCGTCCTATCTGGGCGACATCAACTTCCTCGAGCGCATGGGCCGCACCGATTCGAGCCCACGCCGCGCCGTGCTCAAGGTCAATTCGATCTACGGCATGCTGCAGGCCTGCCGCGCCGGCTCCGGCATCGCCATGCTGCCCGACTACGTCACCGAGACCGAGGATGGCCTCGTGCAGGTCCTACCCGAAATCGAACTGCCGGCCTACGAAGCCTATTTCGTCTATCCACCGGCCCTCAAGAACTCCAAACGCGTCGGCGTGTTCAGGGACTTTCTGGTGGCCAAGGCCCGCGAGTGGAGCTTCTAG
- a CDS encoding GNAT family N-acetyltransferase — translation MIKLIVDPFPVVAQLDDLRRKAWGDDVASYGRELERSLVHVGAMEGAKLVGFVNVAWDGGQHGFILDTCVDPEHQRQGIAVRMVQQAAEVARQRGAEWLHVDFEPHLEGFYRQCGFEPTPAGLMRLK, via the coding sequence ATGATTAAACTGATTGTCGATCCATTTCCGGTAGTGGCGCAACTCGATGACCTGCGGCGCAAGGCCTGGGGCGACGATGTTGCGTCCTATGGCCGCGAACTGGAGCGGAGCCTGGTGCATGTCGGCGCCATGGAGGGCGCCAAGCTGGTTGGCTTCGTCAACGTCGCGTGGGATGGCGGCCAGCATGGCTTCATCCTCGATACCTGCGTCGATCCGGAGCATCAGCGGCAAGGGATAGCGGTCAGGATGGTCCAGCAGGCAGCCGAGGTGGCGCGGCAACGTGGGGCGGAGTGGCTGCATGTCGATTTCGAACCGCATCTGGAGGGGTTCTATCGCCAATGCGGGTTTGAGCCGACGCCAGCGGGGTTGATGCGGTTGAAGTAG
- a CDS encoding Thivi_2564 family membrane protein: MSLLISILITFLVIVLILWLVQRLPIEARVRQIIQIVVIVIGIISLLKYLAVF, translated from the coding sequence ATGTCCTTGCTGATCAGTATCTTGATCACTTTCCTCGTCATCGTCCTCATTCTCTGGCTGGTTCAGCGCCTGCCCATCGAAGCGCGCGTGCGTCAGATCATCCAGATCGTGGTGATCGTGATCGGCATCATCTCGCTGCTGAAATACCTGGCCGTTTTCTGA
- a CDS encoding pyridoxal phosphate-dependent aminotransferase, whose amino-acid sequence MGFLSEALERVAPSATIAISDKARTLAREGRDIIALSAGEPDFDTPLHVREAAIKAMSEGKTRYTNVDGIPELKAAVAAKFKRDNGMDVTAADCFVASGGKQIIFNALLATLNPGDEVVVPVPYWVSYPEIVRLAGATPVFAVADDTTGFKLKPEVLEAAITPATKWLILNTPSNPTGAAYTWDELRGLADVLLRHPHVHILTDDIYEVLVYDGGKFATIAQVEPKLMGRTLTMNGVSKSHAMTGWRIGYCTGPKPLLAAMLKLQSQSTTNPSSIAQWAAVEALNGPQDFLAEWRQVFQDRRDLVVAGLNANTGLDCLTPEGAFYVFPSCKRLLGKTSAGGTLLATDEDFVMALLEETGVALVHGTAFGLPGHFRLSYAAGNAQLEEAVKRIQAFCAGIH is encoded by the coding sequence ATGGGGTTCTTGTCCGAGGCATTGGAGCGCGTAGCGCCGTCGGCGACGATTGCGATCAGCGACAAGGCGCGCACCCTGGCACGGGAAGGGCGCGATATCATCGCGCTTTCGGCCGGCGAGCCCGATTTCGATACGCCGCTGCATGTGCGCGAAGCCGCCATCAAGGCGATGAGCGAAGGCAAGACGCGTTATACCAATGTCGATGGTATTCCCGAGCTCAAGGCGGCCGTGGCGGCCAAGTTCAAGCGCGACAATGGCATGGACGTGACGGCGGCCGACTGCTTCGTCGCCTCGGGCGGCAAGCAGATCATTTTCAACGCGCTGCTGGCGACGCTCAATCCGGGCGACGAAGTCGTGGTGCCGGTGCCCTATTGGGTGAGCTACCCTGAGATCGTGCGGCTGGCGGGCGCCACGCCGGTCTTCGCGGTGGCCGACGATACGACGGGCTTCAAGCTCAAGCCCGAGGTGCTGGAAGCGGCGATCACGCCGGCGACCAAGTGGTTGATCCTCAATACCCCGTCCAACCCAACCGGCGCGGCCTATACGTGGGACGAGCTACGTGGGCTGGCCGATGTGCTGTTGCGGCACCCGCACGTGCACATTCTTACCGACGATATCTATGAAGTGCTGGTCTATGACGGCGGCAAGTTTGCCACCATCGCGCAGGTCGAGCCCAAGCTGATGGGCCGCACGCTGACGATGAACGGCGTGTCGAAATCGCATGCCATGACCGGCTGGCGCATCGGCTATTGCACGGGTCCAAAGCCGCTGCTGGCGGCGATGCTCAAGCTGCAGAGCCAGTCGACCACCAATCCAAGCTCGATCGCGCAATGGGCGGCGGTGGAAGCGCTGAACGGGCCGCAGGATTTCCTGGCCGAATGGCGCCAGGTGTTCCAGGATCGGCGCGATCTGGTGGTGGCCGGGCTCAATGCCAATACCGGGCTCGATTGCCTGACGCCCGAAGGCGCGTTCTACGTGTTCCCGTCGTGCAAGCGGCTGCTGGGCAAGACCAGTGCCGGCGGGACGTTGCTGGCCACGGACGAGGATTTCGTCATGGCACTGCTGGAGGAGACGGGCGTGGCGTTGGTGCATGGCACGGCGTTTGGTCTGCCGGGGCATTTCCGGTTGAGCTATGCGGCCGGCAATGCGCAGCTGGAAGAAGCGGTGAAGCGGATCCAGGCGTTCTGCGCGGGCATCCACTAG
- a CDS encoding LacI family DNA-binding transcriptional regulator, translated as MARQTDTSIKLRDVAKAAGVSQGTASNVFSKPELVRDEVREHVLGVAKELGYAGPSITGRLLRQGRVNAVGVAAIEPLSYFFEDLWARQLMSEISNICDSRGAGVALVSARNDERLAWNIQSALVDGFILLCVEGGEKLVEVTRQRQLPYVALAIGTADSTIPAIGVDNVGGARVAAEHLIGLGHKRFAILSTMIGDDGGPGRRSESEVLATIYSTSRDRAFGYWQALEIAGLGRAPVFDTREDAAGTYSVMAEIFAAEEPPTAILAMSDKIAMYAVEWLFRNGRTVPGDVSVVGFDGVPEGAVATPKLTTIAQPMAEIARRAVDAALGGVQVEGRQMLQAELVVRESTAPPRS; from the coding sequence GTGGCGCGGCAGACTGACACCAGCATCAAACTGCGGGATGTAGCCAAGGCGGCGGGTGTCTCGCAGGGCACAGCGTCCAATGTGTTCAGCAAGCCTGAGCTGGTGCGGGACGAGGTGCGCGAGCATGTGCTCGGTGTGGCCAAAGAGCTGGGCTATGCCGGGCCCAGCATCACCGGGCGGCTGTTGCGGCAGGGCAGGGTGAATGCGGTTGGCGTGGCGGCGATCGAGCCACTGAGTTACTTCTTCGAGGATCTGTGGGCGCGCCAGCTCATGTCGGAGATTTCCAATATCTGCGACAGCCGAGGGGCGGGGGTCGCGCTGGTGTCGGCGCGCAATGACGAGCGGCTGGCCTGGAACATCCAGTCGGCACTGGTTGATGGCTTTATCCTGCTCTGCGTCGAGGGGGGCGAGAAGCTGGTGGAGGTCACCCGGCAGCGGCAATTGCCCTATGTGGCGCTGGCAATCGGCACGGCGGACAGCACCATTCCCGCGATTGGCGTCGACAATGTTGGCGGGGCGAGGGTAGCGGCAGAGCATCTGATCGGGCTGGGTCACAAGCGGTTTGCCATCCTCTCGACCATGATCGGGGATGATGGCGGTCCGGGGCGCCGCAGCGAAAGCGAGGTGCTTGCCACGATCTATTCGACTTCACGCGATCGCGCCTTTGGATATTGGCAGGCTCTGGAGATAGCCGGCCTTGGCCGGGCGCCAGTGTTCGACACGCGCGAGGATGCGGCCGGCACCTATTCCGTCATGGCCGAGATTTTCGCGGCGGAGGAGCCGCCGACCGCTATTCTGGCTATGTCGGACAAGATCGCCATGTATGCCGTCGAATGGCTGTTCCGCAACGGGCGGACGGTGCCGGGCGATGTATCGGTGGTCGGGTTTGACGGTGTGCCGGAAGGGGCGGTGGCGACGCCCAAGTTGACGACAATTGCGCAGCCGATGGCCGAGATCGCGCGGCGGGCGGTGGATGCGGCATTGGGTGGCGTGCAGGTCGAAGGACGGCAGATGCTGCAAGCGGAGTTGGTGGTGCGCGAATCTACGGCGCCGCCGCGTTCCTGA
- a CDS encoding magnesium transporter CorA family protein → MLRIYTASGTGLLRTIHDGASTTSGLDQAIWYDLIKPTRDEEHFVEQCLGILVPTRDEMKDIEPSARLYNEADAEFMTVTVLVNLHDLDPIKTPITFVLAGKTLVTIRYAEPSPFAIFETNAMRPGARALVNGEQVMVGVLDAFIDRFAQVLETIGDELDGISREVFRSKVKSATRKARNLEALIEKIGNKGDLLTMVRESLVSILRLTTFHQTREAANSKLGKDARQEFKILQRDAASLGDHAGFLSNKINFLLDATLGLINLEQNQIIKIFSVAAVVFLPPTLVASIYGMNFVHMPELGWQVGYPLALCAMIASAVLPYVFFKRRGWL, encoded by the coding sequence ATGCTTCGCATTTACACCGCCTCCGGCACCGGACTCCTGCGCACCATCCACGACGGCGCAAGCACCACCAGCGGTCTCGACCAGGCCATCTGGTACGACCTGATCAAGCCCACGCGCGATGAAGAACACTTCGTCGAGCAGTGTCTGGGCATCCTGGTGCCAACCCGCGACGAGATGAAGGATATCGAACCCTCGGCACGCCTCTACAACGAGGCCGACGCTGAGTTCATGACCGTCACCGTCTTGGTCAATCTGCACGATCTCGATCCAATCAAGACCCCGATCACCTTCGTTCTGGCCGGCAAGACCCTCGTCACCATCCGCTACGCCGAACCGTCACCCTTTGCGATTTTCGAGACCAACGCCATGCGCCCCGGCGCCCGCGCGCTGGTCAATGGCGAACAGGTCATGGTCGGCGTGCTCGATGCCTTTATCGACCGCTTCGCCCAGGTGCTCGAAACCATCGGCGACGAGCTCGACGGCATCAGCCGCGAGGTCTTCCGCTCCAAGGTCAAATCGGCCACCCGCAAGGCACGCAACCTCGAAGCGTTGATCGAGAAGATCGGCAACAAGGGCGATCTGCTGACCATGGTGCGCGAAAGCCTGGTCAGCATCCTGCGGCTGACCACCTTCCACCAGACGCGCGAGGCGGCAAATTCCAAGCTGGGCAAGGATGCCCGCCAGGAATTCAAGATCCTGCAGCGCGACGCCGCGTCGCTGGGCGATCACGCCGGCTTTCTCTCCAACAAGATCAATTTCCTGCTCGATGCGACACTGGGCCTGATCAACCTGGAGCAGAATCAGATCATCAAGATCTTCTCGGTCGCTGCCGTCGTCTTCCTGCCGCCCACCCTGGTCGCCTCGATCTACGGCATGAACTTCGTCCACATGCCCGAGCTCGGCTGGCAAGTCGGCTATCCCCTGGCGTTGTGTGCCATGATCGCATCAGCCGTGCTGCCCTATGTCTTTTTCAAACGGCGCGGCTGGCTTTGA
- a CDS encoding sensor domain-containing diguanylate cyclase, whose product MDEFDFIDDDQDALAAADLTKKSLVDTRENLGVMLDVMPMGLLIHTEQGILFANREACKLLQSPKEVLTGQHLLDFVRPSDIPNVSAQFSQSFGVTDRTFEQEAVVERTDDTMRLLKLITGRLPWPGTPVIQVLFQDITDQKRAETSLRQLAITDELTGAYNRRQALYEAALYIGSDGSSRIPLSVILIDIDRFKLINDTYGHGIGDVALKELARAAHGFVPTIAGTDSAFFARIGGEEFIILLPGTKEQAAAIVAEQFRKLVEQIKVPTGSGGLQFTISSGVACYRKQDHSFEGVLQRADHALYRAKDNGRNRVELA is encoded by the coding sequence ATGGACGAATTTGACTTTATCGACGACGACCAAGATGCCCTCGCCGCTGCCGACCTGACCAAGAAGTCATTGGTCGATACGCGCGAAAATCTGGGCGTCATGCTCGACGTGATGCCCATGGGCCTGCTGATCCACACCGAGCAGGGCATCCTGTTTGCCAATCGCGAGGCCTGCAAGCTGCTACAGTCGCCCAAGGAGGTGTTGACCGGCCAACATCTGCTCGATTTCGTGCGCCCTTCGGACATCCCCAATGTATCAGCCCAGTTCAGCCAGTCCTTCGGCGTCACCGACCGGACATTCGAGCAGGAAGCGGTGGTCGAACGCACCGACGACACCATGCGCCTGCTCAAGCTGATCACCGGGCGTCTGCCCTGGCCGGGCACGCCCGTGATCCAGGTCCTATTCCAGGACATTACCGATCAGAAACGGGCTGAAACCTCGCTCCGCCAACTGGCCATCACCGACGAGCTGACCGGCGCGTATAATCGCCGGCAGGCCTTGTACGAGGCCGCACTTTACATTGGCTCCGACGGCTCCAGCCGCATCCCCCTGAGCGTGATCCTGATCGATATCGACCGCTTCAAATTGATCAACGACACGTATGGCCACGGCATCGGCGACGTCGCGCTCAAGGAACTGGCCCGCGCCGCCCACGGCTTCGTCCCCACTATAGCGGGCACCGACTCGGCTTTCTTTGCCCGTATCGGTGGGGAGGAATTCATCATCTTGCTCCCCGGCACCAAAGAGCAGGCAGCCGCGATCGTCGCCGAGCAATTCCGCAAACTGGTGGAGCAGATCAAGGTCCCCACCGGATCGGGCGGTCTGCAATTCACCATCTCGTCGGGCGTGGCCTGCTATCGCAAGCAGGACCATTCCTTCGAAGGCGTGCTCCAGCGCGCCGATCATGCGCTCTACCGGGCCAAGGATAACGGCCGCAACCGCGTCGAACTTGCCTGA